Part of the Ochrobactrum sp. Marseille-Q0166 genome is shown below.
TTAATGGAAATGATACCTCAAACGGCCAGAATGCAAGGAAAGAAGCGAAGAATGGGGTTGTTCCCCTGTCTGAGCGTCTTGGCGCAGCAGATCGCCTGCTCATGTTGGTGTCCTAAGGATGTGACCCAGCTTTCGATCTGTCAACAAGAAGGGCGGCCTAAGCCGCCATTCTGTCTTTTGCCGAAATTTAAGTCCAGATCGAATTAAAATGAGCGCTGGAAGCGAACAACACCCTGCCAGGCGTCCTGACCCTTGAGGATTGATTTGCTATCCTCCCATTTGGTGTAGGAGACTTGAGGCGTAATTGTGAGTCCCGGCACCAGCTGATAAGCGACATTGGCGCTTGCTGCAAAGGTATCTGCGGCTTCATAGGCCAGCTGTACGTTGAAGGTTGCCTTCTTGGTAGCCTTGAACTTGGCACCACCCCAGACGGCCCAATCACCGCCCCAAGTACCAAAGAAACTATCAATCACACGCACGCCGCGATATGTAGTGCTACCCCCATCATGAACAATGACACCATTGGCGTTATAGTGAACATAGTGATCCTTGTTCGACTTATATGCGCCCTGTAACCACAATGAAAACTGTTCGTTCACATTGACATCGAGGCGAACCTTCCCAGCCCATTTCTCGTTCACAGCATCATAAGCAGCAACACCGGCAATCGAACCCCAGCTTTGCGCATATTTGAGACCGCCAACCACGTGTGGCGTGTAATCATCAATCACACCATGCCAGTCGACGTCGATGTTATTGCCCTGCTCGAGCGAGAGAATTGCTGAAAAGCCGTTGCCACCCTTGAAAGTATAACTGATCTGATTTGTGCGATAACCGCCAGCACTAATCACATCGTCATTCAGGACGTCACCGAAATAGCCGGTGAACGTGTAGAATGCGGAGTCATCCAGACCGATGCGCAAACCACCAAGCTGGATATAGGCGCGATTGAGTGTGGTGCCTGCATCCGCGCCATTGCCAAAATTGAATCGCGATTCAGTAAAGGTCGAAAGCGTACCCAATTCCGTTTCAGAAGCCGTTGATGTGCGCAGCGTAAAGCGCGCATTGTTACTCCAGGTCTCGTAAGATTTACCGCGTGGACTTAGATTATAGGCGCTTCCATCTGGTGCCCGACTGACGCCCGCACCGCGATAATAAACGTTATCGCCAGCCCTGAGATCATAGCGAACATAACCATGAATACGCAGGCAGGTTTCCGTTCCCGGAATGTAGAAATAACCCGCTCCGTAAGCATCACAGACACGCACATACTCTACAGTTTCAGGTTCCGGCGCTACAATTGCATCAGCTGCATTTGCGTGTGTCACCCCAAGAACAGCAAATGCCGAACCGATTACAGTGTTTTTTAGAATCATATTTATCCCCAACAATAATAAACAAAATCCTTTTATTTCAGCGGGGCAATCCGATTAAGGCAATTATGTCTAATTATTGTAAAATAAATAATAAATAATATTTCAAATTAAATATTTTTATTTGACATCATTTATATATTGAACAATATTTATATTCTATTTAAACTGATATTTACATTAATATAAATTATGCAATAAATAATAATTAATATTATTTTCTATTTCACAAAATAACACTTGAACCACCTGCTAGAGCCATTTCAATCTGCCTATATCAGATCGGTTCTCTAATTATCTGCTTTAAGGCGCATCTTTGTCTGATCGAAGCGGGGTCAGAAATCAGTCCAGTGGACCAATTTCCCCCTAGGCATTTCACACTTTTTGGGATGTGCTCTCGTTCGGTATGATCGGTTCCTGAAACAGCGACAAATAGCGTTCGCCACTATCAGGCAGAACGGCAACGACGGTTTTTCCTGCGTTCTCTGCGCGCTTTGCAATTTGAAGAGCCGCAGCAATTGCTGCCCCGGAAGATGTTCCGACCAGAAAGCCCTCTTCCCGCGCAACAGATAATGCTGTACGCCGAGCCTGTTCAGTCGTCACCGCGACAATTTCATCGACAACGGCCTTATCGTAATTCTCGGGCAGAATAGCCTCATCAATATCAGTGACTTTATGAACGCCTTCAATGGTTTCGGCTTTCGGATTATCGGTGGAAGGCACTGAGTCAGCCGTCGGCTCCACGAGAATGATGCGAAGCGATGGTTTCTTTTCCTTCAAATATTTTCCCGCGCCCGAAATGGTCCCTCCAGTACCCACAGTGCTGACCAGAATATCCACCTCGCCATCCGTGTCGTGCCAGATTTCCGGGCCAGTGGTTTCAAAATGGATTGCCGGATTGGCTGGATTGGAGCGCTGGCCCGTATAATAAGCCTCGGGGTTTTCGCTGCGAATGCGGTCGAGCACCTTTTGCAGCGCTCCCGGCTCCAGCAACTCGTCATTATCAATCAGCACGATTTCAGAGCCGAACTGACGCAGAATATTGATTTTGTCCTCGCTAATCGTATCGCGCAGATAAAACTTCGTCCGATAACCTTTTGCAGCAGCCACAGCTGCTATTCCAATGCCGGTATTTCCACTCGTCAAATCCACCAGAAGATCCCCTGGCTTTATCTTGCCGGCACGCTCGGCATCCCGAATAATCCCCCATGCAGTACGGTCTTTGATACTGCCAGCGGGATTGAGATATTCGATCTTTGCGAGAAGCCGTACAGAAACGCCATTGCTCTTCGCAAGGCGCGAGAAAGCAACAAGAGGCGTATTGCCGATAAGCTCCGAGAAGCCATTGCGTATTTTACCCATGATCCTCTCCCTCTTGCCACAAGGCGTCAACTTTCAGCGTCTAATTTTCACCAGCTGCTGATTTTTATTAAGAAAACTGTTCACTAAGTTCGCTCAGCGCATAGATTTGCAATCTATTGCAGGACAACACTTTGCATTTATATTCGCGTGTCGATGCCATCCGGATTGTCATGAATGATGTCCTCTATTCGATAGGCTGACCGGATTCGCACGTGCCTGCCCCATAGCTGTCTCAAGGATCGACGGCTCCGGTTTTTCATGCCCTGACCACCGAAACCGTATCCACCCATTCTGATCCACGAGAAAGCTTGCCCCAATGGCAGTCGGCGCCAGAAGTTGCATGGCTACAATCGCCGTCTGGTCGGAAACATCGCATTGGGTCAGGATGCCATTGCCATCAAAAACAAAGACTTCAAGATATTCGCCCTGAAGGTGAAGCAGCCAGAAACTGTCGGATTGCCGACCGACCTCATGTCGTTTTCCCCCGCAATACACCGTAATCCGCGGGCTGAGTGCCGGGTAAACCGCACTATCGGGCGCGGGCAGGCTGATTGTCCGCGCGGAAGCAATCGTGCGGATATAATCCACAAGCGACCACGCCGTTTTCGCATCAAGCACCATATGAAAGCCCGGCATGGATGATCGACCATCTTTCAACGCCTTGCCATGCATGATCGTCCAGAACATTTCACCGTCACTGCGATCCGCAAACAGGGGTGCTGTCAGATCGGGCGGCCATACCGGATTGCCCGTTGCTTGTTCACCACGACCACGCCCGTCCATGCCATGGCAGGACGCACAATTGCCTTCAAAAGCCGCAGCACCGCGCGAAATTGCGATAGAAGTATAGGATGTGGGCGAGCGCAGAAAACTTGCTTCATTCGCTTCCTGAACAAACAATCCAATGCGTGGCGACTGAAACGATGCGATGCTGAAAACTGCAACGACAACAATAGTTTGCCAGCGCCATTTGGGCAGGAAAAGACAGAGGACACCAATCAGAAAAGCCAGCAAAAGTGGCTTGAAACTGCGCCATGCGGCATCGATGAGAAACGCATCACTCAGCATATTGTCTCGCAGGCGATAATCGAAAGGCCAAATAATATCCCCATGCACGCCGGGTGGTTGTGTCGCGAGAAGAGATGCCGCCAAAAGCACCGCCACGCCGATCATGCCCTCAAGGATCAGCGCATAGCGAAGCCCCTGCCCGCTTGCTCCGTCGCGGCTCAACCAGAAACGATTGAGTGCTGCAAGTGTCAGCAT
Proteins encoded:
- a CDS encoding cysteine synthase family protein, encoding MGKIRNGFSELIGNTPLVAFSRLAKSNGVSVRLLAKIEYLNPAGSIKDRTAWGIIRDAERAGKIKPGDLLVDLTSGNTGIGIAAVAAAKGYRTKFYLRDTISEDKINILRQFGSEIVLIDNDELLEPGALQKVLDRIRSENPEAYYTGQRSNPANPAIHFETTGPEIWHDTDGEVDILVSTVGTGGTISGAGKYLKEKKPSLRIILVEPTADSVPSTDNPKAETIEGVHKVTDIDEAILPENYDKAVVDEIVAVTTEQARRTALSVAREEGFLVGTSSGAAIAAALQIAKRAENAGKTVVAVLPDSGERYLSLFQEPIIPNESTSQKV
- a CDS encoding CopD family protein, encoding MTGIDIVIALVRGLNVAGLALFAGALFFRIFVVQTAKSDGKLTARLRFWWQICAYSVAISAFGLVLWVPLQFSSLSGANNFSDALAVFSSGLLGTAFGIASCLRALAIVLAALLLPYAVNSQAIRVLLFLIAVLALGLQIRMGHAAAADTIWLPLAVSAHLIAGALWFGSLPPLYFLLRVSSDEGLQVTRRFSVYGIVFVTVLVVGATIAGWLLTGGFPGLVGTTYGGIMLIKIVLFAAMLTLAALNRFWLSRDGASGQGLRYALILEGMIGVAVLLAASLLATQPPGVHGDIIWPFDYRLRDNMLSDAFLIDAAWRSFKPLLLAFLIGVLCLFLPKWRWQTIVVVAVFSIASFQSPRIGLFVQEANEASFLRSPTSYTSIAISRGAAAFEGNCASCHGMDGRGRGEQATGNPVWPPDLTAPLFADRSDGEMFWTIMHGKALKDGRSSMPGFHMVLDAKTAWSLVDYIRTIASARTISLPAPDSAVYPALSPRITVYCGGKRHEVGRQSDSFWLLHLQGEYLEVFVFDGNGILTQCDVSDQTAIVAMQLLAPTAIGASFLVDQNGWIRFRWSGHEKPEPSILETAMGQARANPVSLSNRGHHS
- a CDS encoding porin; amino-acid sequence: MILKNTVIGSAFAVLGVTHANAADAIVAPEPETVEYVRVCDAYGAGYFYIPGTETCLRIHGYVRYDLRAGDNVYYRGAGVSRAPDGSAYNLSPRGKSYETWSNNARFTLRTSTASETELGTLSTFTESRFNFGNGADAGTTLNRAYIQLGGLRIGLDDSAFYTFTGYFGDVLNDDVISAGGYRTNQISYTFKGGNGFSAILSLEQGNNIDVDWHGVIDDYTPHVVGGLKYAQSWGSIAGVAAYDAVNEKWAGKVRLDVNVNEQFSLWLQGAYKSNKDHYVHYNANGVIVHDGGSTTYRGVRVIDSFFGTWGGDWAVWGGAKFKATKKATFNVQLAYEAADTFAASANVAYQLVPGLTITPQVSYTKWEDSKSILKGQDAWQGVVRFQRSF